The Arachis ipaensis cultivar K30076 chromosome B05, Araip1.1, whole genome shotgun sequence nucleotide sequence GATTACTCACCAAGTATTTGATGTCGCCATACACCAGGTTGCCCTCCTCAATATGTTGAAGAATCCTTCCAGGGGTACCAACTACCATATCAATGGGGTTATTAAGTGAATCCTCTTGAGGCCTAATACGGCCACCACCACTTACCATTGTGCACCTGAACCGTGCATGATGACTAATTGATTTCGCAACTCGAAAAACCTAAACAAATCCCATTTTATATTAGTTCATGTAAGTCATAAGAGAATTTTTGAGTGATTCATAAAatgatcaaaagaaaaaaaacctgTTCACACAACTCCCTCGTAGGGCATAGCACAACAGCACGAGGTCTCCTGGGCTTTAACTGTATTCCATTCAACTGTTCGTCCCGTCTTAGCAACTACAGCAACAAATTGGCGTTGTCTCAACAGGCTCAAATATAAGATTAAAGCATGTTTTGTAAAATATTACGTTTGAAGATATAATTCCTTTCTTTAAGCTCATTCAAACACACTAGTGCTTCAAGTCATAAAGCTCAATAACATGAGAAACGAATGTAGTGTAGCAGACAAATATTTCAATAACAAGTTAGACTGATATGCAAAAAGACATTTCACACATCAAGCAACTAAATTTAACTATTTACACGGAATGGAAGTATCATGAAAGCAAATATTCAAAAATTGCAAATTTCTGAGCTGAAATGAACACAAGTGAATCGTGAACCATAGAGAATGAAGAAGAGTGTACCTGAACAAGGGGAAGCAAGTAAGCAAGGGTTTTGCCAGAGCCAGTGTGAGAACCCAACACAACACTGTTCTCTTGCAAGACAGCAGGAACACCAATACACTGAATCTCAGTGGGAACTTCAATACTCATTTCCCTAACAGAACCCATAACCTCTTCACTCAAACCCAATTCTTCAAAACTCCCGACAAGCTTATTCTTTTTCACCACCACCCCATCAAAACTCTCATTTTCAccagtagaagaagaagaattcttCTTTGTTTGGTCCTTATTCTTGAGTTCTGAGCTCTTTGCACTGTCTTTGAGATGTCTCACTCTGAGCTTCTCGAGGAGGACGGAGTGCTTCGTCTGGTGATCGGTGTCCGAAGTTTCCGGTGCGGTGGCGACGGAACAGAAGGTCCTGAACCGTGGCGGCGGAACATTGATGATGGGCTTAGAGCGCGTGAGGAGTGGGATGAGATTGCAGCATAAacaatttctttattttatttattttgtttttctttgtttattttatttaagtcaccaaaaaatcAATATGTTTACAATAGTATAATAAAACTACTTAAAAATGCTAAATAATAACTGTTCCATGATTACTTTTtactaattaataactaattttttatatacaaataacATTGTTATCCAGAACACTAATTAATCATTAAAACAATCAActtttttataaatatgaaaataactaacttttatatttttattcatatCTTTGGTGTTTATGCAACATGACCGAAAAATACTCTTTCACTAAATCCATttcaaggttttttttttttttttcccactTCTAAGTGAGGACATTTTAATTTTATGGAGTTACTTTTCCATTACATGTTTGAATTGCACCTTAAACTTTGCATTAACATGTATTAGCAACTAAAGTTTAACCAAGTCACTGCTAAGTTAGAACTTGAGAATGCTAAGTTAGAACTTGAGAACAGAAAAACAATATATACATCACAGACACGAGGAACCCAAAATCTTCGGTGTTTGGTCAGTAAAAGATGATAAAAATCCATTACTTTGAAGTCATTATACTTTTTACACAAGGGTGTCCATGGCCTCTGCCACTTTTTTCCTAAGAGCATCCAGGGACTCTGTATATTGGAACACTTCTCTTTGATCCATTTCCAAAGACATTGCAGAAATATTTCCAGCATGATCACGCTCAAGATGCTTCACAATGGGGGATTCATCACCCAAAACCTGTCATAACAAGATAAATTCACAATAACAACCAGCAACATGGAGGTCTAAGCATATTAAATCTTCTTAAGGAACTCAAGTATAACGGGAACAGTTCTTCATCATGCATTCATACCTCGGTGATCGGCGATGTAACTAGGATGGTTTGCAATCTTTTGTAAGAAGATTTTGATTCATGATCTTGCAATGGTTCGAGAATCTTGTGGATGTTAGAACCAAGGCCACTACCAAGCATGAAATCTACATCATCCAAAACCTGCTCGGAAACATGAGACATTCGAGCGTGATCAGTGCCAGTAGCTATGGTAATCCAAGATACATTTTTCACAGATCTTGACACTGAATTTTATAAAGTGGTACTAACCATATATCTTATTTCAGCAGGGACAACAGTTCCCTCTTCAACGTACTGAATAATCTCAGAAGGGGTTCCGACTAGAAGACCAATTGAGACATTTGAATGCTCATTATCTGGGGAAGAACGTTGCTTTGCCAACTTCACTTCCGCAATCTCCATGATATATTTTGCAGCACTAAAACACTGAGATCCATAACAATTTGCAACAGTCAAAATCAATTTAGAATCTTCAGTTTATAGGGCTAAGCAGACAaggtgatgaatgatgatgatggtagtgGGATTGAGGACAATCAACTACCTCATTAGCTTTCTCCTCGGTAGCACAAAGCACAATGGCTCTGGGATGCTTTGAATCCAAACCAACCTCGCCATGTCGCAGCAGCTACACAAGTAAACACATTCTTCAGGTCATATTTCCATTTATTCTTGTTGGTTAACAAATCCCAGTGAAAACAAACATAGAAGGAACCAAATACTAAAGCTTCAACCAAATTTCTCCTCAGGTTTCAgtatcatcaatcatcaatcatcacaacaaaaataaattgaagATGACATCATACATAAATAATGAGTTATGTCACTAAACAAAGTGATTCCAAAAGAATAGTGCTTAGAACCCTTGATCATGACAACTAACTCAGgatattaattctcctagttaagcCACAGAGCCCCAAAATTTCAATTGCACTGCACCAATTACATCCCTAAGATTTGCGAAAAAGTGTCTCATGTTAGTCCCTTAGCCCTTTTTCCATCAAGTGACTCATCACGCCGTTAGGGACTACCACGGTGCAGTTTTGCCAATTTATTGGTACATTGGAGTAGAACTATTTTAGTGCTCGCGACCAATCACAGTGACTACTTTGGACCTTAATTTTCCCTAATGGTATCCTAAACTAACCTTCAAAATAATCTTATAACTATAACAACAGAATGATTATTaagaaacaataattaaaaactaCAAGGTTTTTCTATACTTAACATGCACCAATTTTAAGGGGAAAAATAGCAATGAGTGAACCTGAATAAGGGGCAACAGGTAAGCCAAAGTTCGGTCAGGTTCAGCGGGTGAACTCAACAATAAATTCTTCCCTTCCAAAACAGCTGGAATAACAACACATTGTATCTCACTCGGAACACCATCACCAATCttttccaaaacctcagcaagcTCCTCAGCCACACCCAACTCCCTGAAGTTGGAAACCACCATAGTGGACTCCCCCTCTTTCTTCTCAGCACCGCCATCAGGAGAAGAAGAACTTGATGAAGTCCCTTTCAGCTTCCTTTGTCTGAACTCTTCCAAAATCATTGATTCTTTCTGCGTCTTGGACGCTGCCGAAGCCTTTTCATCTTCAACACAAGGGGTTAGGGTgctggaggaggaggagaaggaagaagaagaagcggaaAATGGTGAGAAAGTTCTAGAAGCCCCATGAAAAGAAGATGCACATGGTTCAGGCTTCAATGGGGAGCTTAGAGAGATACATAGGTTAAGAAGCTCTCTCCCTTTTCTTCtcattgctctctctctctctctcccaaacttagaatgttgctcgccctcgagcaaaagaagaacatgaagaacatgaagaagaagaagaagaagaagttattTTTGGGTTAGAATTAAACGGGCCTGACAGAAATATTTGGGCTACAAGCCCAAATTTGTTTCCTAAGCCCAAATTTTAAAGCCTCCAAAAAATGGCGCCAAAATAAAGAAAACTACGGACGAAGAAAATTTTCTCtagatttcgaaaattttccATCGTCCCAAACAGGCTCTGCGCGCAGCATCATCGATGTCGTCGTCTACGGTCTTCATCGCCGTCCAGTGCTGCCAATGCTCCACCATGCAGGTACATACTCTCTCTAccatttctctttctctttctcagaTCGCTCGTCTTTTGTTGATTTCCATTTTTTCAGgtgaagcagaagaagaagagcaGCAACAAGTGGAACTGCGCGGTGTGTAACCAGAAGCAATCGGTTCGGAAGGTGTTCGCTCAGGGTTTCATGGCCAAGGACCTCCGCAAGTTCGTCCAGAGCTTCAATATGTCCCGGAAGCTCGTCGACGACGGAGAATGGCTCCAAGCTGGAACCCTAGGTTCACTGTCGGAACATCGCGATGACGAGATCGAGCTTCCGATCAACccggaaaagaagagaagaatcgATTGGACTGCATACCTTGACCAAGAGGATCATCATGATCTTACCATCAAAGAAGCAGAACAAGAACAAGGAGGTTAATTTTGCaatcaattattcaatgcatgcataatcgaataaattaaaatgtaatttAATGTTGTTATTTGTTAAATTGATAGAATCATTACCATAATCACAACATATCAGAATTGTATGGCTGGAGTAGCTAGCTTGTTCTTATAACTTTGGATTGAACTAAACAGGAGGAGATGGTTTTGAGCCAGTGATTGTGACTGAGTTGGAAAATGTTATGTTCAAGAAACGTAAGTCTGATGAGAACTCAGAAGAAAGTGCCAAGCTTTTCAAAGAGCCAGTGTTCCGAAATTCTCGAGGTGAATGAATGTTCTTTCATTTTTCTAGTTTTCTTTGCATGTGTGGCTGTGAGAGACAAAGTTTATGTTCAATGAATACATGGGGACTCCTTTTCTTCGAAATTGTTCAACCATAATTCTGATGAAATTCCATCTGTGCTTCACACTGTACAATTGTTTACAACTGAAAATGTCTTATTCATATTTCCAAACTTTATGGTGGGTGGCAATCATTTGGCACAA carries:
- the LOC107641575 gene encoding MRN complex-interacting protein isoform X2; the encoded protein is MSSSTVFIAVQCCQCSTMQVKQKKKSSNKWNCAVCNQKQSVRKVFAQGFMAKDLRKFVQSFNMSRKLVDDGEWLQAGTLGSLSEHRDDEIELPINPEKKRRIDWTAYLDQEDHHDLTIKEAEQEQGGGDGFEPVIVTELENVMFKKRKSDENSEESAKLFKEPVFRNSRANER
- the LOC107641575 gene encoding MRN complex-interacting protein isoform X1; translated protein: MSSSTVFIAVQCCQCSTMQVKQKKKSSNKWNCAVCNQKQSVRKVFAQGFMAKDLRKFVQSFNMSRKLVDDGEWLQAGTLGSLSEHRDDEIELPINPEKKRRIDWTAYLDQEDHHDLTIKEAEQEQGGGDGFEPVIVTELENVMFKKRKSDENSEESAKLFKEPVFRNSREKLMKDKQQKPLIESNSMRSLSNQRTQNCKPTISKTSSKWSDYILDEDNGNLELGWERAINFKDNFKPCSNSFLQDMTNEERVEDDIHPDFM
- the LOC107644987 gene encoding DEAD-box ATP-dependent RNA helicase 39, with product MRRKGRELLNLCISLSSPLKPEPCASSFHGASRTFSPFSASSSSFSSSSSTLTPCVEDEKASAASKTQKESMILEEFRQRKLKGTSSSSSSPDGGAEKKEGESTMVVSNFRELGVAEELAEVLEKIGDGVPSEIQCVVIPAVLEGKNLLLSSPAEPDRTLAYLLPLIQLLRHGEVGLDSKHPRAIVLCATEEKANECFSAAKYIMEIAEVKLAKQRSSPDNEHSNVSIGLLVGTPSEIIQYVEEGTVVPAEIRYMVLDDVDFMLGSGLGSNIHKILEPLQDHESKSSYKRLQTILVTSPITEVLGDESPIVKHLERDHAGNISAMSLEMDQREVFQYTESLDALRKKVAEAMDTLV